One Natrinema marinum genomic window carries:
- a CDS encoding DUF7503 family protein — translation MTDITNYLKNHPRMIGGLFTLMLLLAQAGNVAATNGTRFLGP, via the coding sequence ATGACGGACATTACAAACTACTTGAAGAACCACCCTCGAATGATCGGCGGTCTGTTCACCCTTATGTTACTGCTGGCACAAGCAGGAAATGTCGCAGCGACGAACGGAACTAGGTTTCTGGGACCATAG